A section of the Malus sylvestris chromosome 17, drMalSylv7.2, whole genome shotgun sequence genome encodes:
- the LOC126612541 gene encoding disease resistance protein RPV1-like isoform X1, giving the protein MDAFRDSSSSSYRCSYHAFLSFRGQDTRKGFTDHLYRALELAGIHTFRDDDEIKRGENIESELDKAIQESQVSIIVFSKDYASSRWCLNELLKIVERRNTDHRHVVLPVFYDVDPSDVRKQSGPFAEAFARHEERFSTEMDKVEQWRRALGDVASLGGMVLGDRSEGQFIQEIVEEIRNKVDHAALDVAPFSVGMDYRVERLNMWLQDGSNDVGVAVICGMGGIGKSTIAKAAYNRNFDRFQGSSFLADIRESSEQPHGFARLQRKLLSDIQKGKAKKVYNMDEGTIKIKQAVAYKKVLIVLDDVSNRDQLNAILGMREWLHPGSKIIITTRHEHLLNAHEVFEKFTVPELNEYESLELFSWHAFRQSHPEEGYMELSRHVVRHCGGLPLALQVVGSSLSGKSEEVWQSALQKLDVIPNDKIQKVLRISFDSLPDDHDKNLFLHIASFFTGKTMDYTITILDNLEFCTRIGIENLVDRCLLKMERGWNRLVMHQLVRNMAMAIIREESPHDPGKRSRVLQKDASNILRKLSQGTENIKGLMLNLASKRTFVGSDKKRCHVEDYDGNCSRRRRLGFFSWKPISFSSTNSASASNETDFKSEAFRRMHNLEILILNNVNIRGSYEEFSKNLVCLSWRGFHLKSIPENFCLENLVVLDMRNSSLQHVWNGTRVIPRLKILNFSHSHGLRTIPDFSGLYNLERLILKHCLNLVEVHESIGHLEKLLVLNLKGCKNLMKLPILRSIQDLILSGCSKLEMKKLNLVSSKSWYSVWSWVSPRKNTKLSSFSLASLPRSLTSLSLDCCNISEIPSALTMLSSLEYLNLDGNPITSLPESMNNLVKLRTLKGSECRNLTTLPELPHSLTSLTLVRCNISEIPSSLTMLSSLKYLNLHGNPITSLPESMNNLVKLQTLRVSGCRNLTMLPELPRSLTSLNLACCNISEIPSALTMLSLLKYLDLDGNPITSLPESMNNLVNLQTLDVTACRNLTMLPELPRSLEQLRDRGCASLKRITN; this is encoded by the exons ATGGATGCTTTCCGagattcttcttcctcctcttacCGCTGTTCCTATCATGCCTTCTTGAGTTTCAGAGGCCAGGACACGCGCAAGGGCTTTACTGATCACCTCTATAGAGCCTTGGAGCTAGCAGGAATCCACACGTTTAGAGACGATGATGAAATCAAGAGAGGGGAGAATATTGAGTCGGAGTTAGACAAGGCGATACAGGAGTCACAAGTATCCATAATTGTCTTCTCCAAGGACTACGCTTCCTCAAGGTGGTGTTTGAACGAACTTCTGAAGATCGTGGAACGTAGAAATACTGATCATAGACATGTCGTTCTGCCAGTTTTCTATGATGTGGATCCATCCGATGTCAGGAAGCAGAGTGGTCCTTTTGCTGAAGCATTTGCCAGACATGAGGAACGATTCAGTACGGAGATGGACAAGGTGGAGCAGTGGAGAAGAGCTCTTGGAGATGTTGCATCTTTGGGAGGCATGGTTTTAGGAGATCG GTCTGAAGGGCAGTTCATCCAAGAAATTGTTGAAGAGATTAGAAATAAAGTGGATCACGCAGCTTTAGACGTCGCTCCCTTTTCAGTTGGAATGGATTATCGTGTGGAACGCCTAAACATGTGGTTACAAGATGGATCAAATGATGTTGGTGTAGCTGTCATCTGTGGGATGGGTGGAATTGGCAAGAGCACTATCGCGAAAGCCGCTTATAACCGCAACTTTGATAGATTTCAAGGTAGCAGCTTTCTTGCAGATATACGAGAATCTTCAGAACAACCCCATGGTTTTGCTCGCTTGCAAAGAAAACTTCTTTCAGATATCCAAAAGGGGAAAGCAAAGAAAGTATACAATATGGATGAAGGAACAATCAAGATCAAACAAGCCGTTGCCTATAAAAAAGTTCTTattgttcttgatgatgtgaGCAACCGGGATCAACTCAATGCAATTCTTGGAATGCGAGAGTGGCTTCATCCTGGAAGTAAAATTATCATAACAACTAGACATGAGCATTTGTTAAATGCTCATGAAGTTTTTGAAAAGTTTACGGTTCCAGAACTAAATGAGTATGAATCACTTGAGCTTTTCAGTTGGCATGCCTTCAGACAATCCCATCCAGAAGAAGGTTACATGGAGCTTTCAAGACATGTGGTGCGGCACTGTGGAGGGCTTCCATTAGCTCTTCAAGTTGTGGGATCTTCTCTATCTGGAAAAAGTGAAGAAGTATGGCAAAGTGCATTGCAGAAGTTAGACGTGATCCCCAATGACAAAATTCAAAAAGTTCTGAGGATAAGTTTTGATTCTTTACCGGATGATCATGACAAAAATTTATTCCTTCACATAGCCAGCTTCTTCACAGGAAAGACGATGGATTATACAATTACAATACTGGACAACTTAGAGTTTTGCACAAGGATTGGGATTGAAAATCTAGTTGATAGATGTCTACTGAAAATGGAAAGGGGGTGGAACAGGTTGGTCATGCATCAATTGGTGAGAAACATGGCAATGGCAATTATTCGCGAAGAATCACCTCATGACCCTGGAAAACGTAGTAGAGTGTTGCAGAAAGATGCCTCTAATATTTTGAGAAAATTAAGT CAGGGTACGGAAAATATTAAGGGCCTCATGCTCAACCTTGCTAGCAAAAGAACGTTTGTTGGAAGTGATAAAAAACGATGCCATGTTGAAGATTATGACGGAAATTGTTCAAGACGACGTCGGCTTGGTTTCTTCTCTTGGAAGCCAATTAGCTTTTCCTCCACAAACTCAGCTTCTGCATCAAATGAGACAGATTTCAAATCTGAGGCATTTAGAAGGATGCACAATCTTGAAATTCTCATTCTCAACAACGTCAACATCAGGGGAAGCTACGAAgaattttcaaaaaatttagTATGTTTATCTTGGCGGGGATTCCACTTAAAATCAATACCAGaaaatttttgtttggaaaaCCTGGTTGTTCTAGACATGCGAAATAGTAGCCTACAACATGTTTGGAATGGGACCAGG GTTATTCCGAGGCTGAAGATTCTTAATTTCAGTCATTCGCATGGCCTTAGGACAATCCCCGACTTCTCAGGACTCTATAACCTTGAGAGGTTGATTCTTAAACATTGCTTAAATTTGGTTGAGGTTCATGAGTCCATCGGACACCTAGAAAAACTTcttgttttgaatttaaaaGGCTGCAAAAATCTCATGAAGCTTCCAATATTGAGATCTATTCAGGATCTTATTCTTTCTGGTTGCTCAAAGCTTGAAATGAAGAAACTCAATCTGGTATCATCTAAATCATGGTATTCAGTCTGGTCGTGGGTGTCGCCAAGAAAAAATACTAAATTAAGCAGTTTCTCATTGGCAAGTTTACCACGTTCTTTGACAAGTTTAAGTCTGGATTGCTGCAATATATCAGAGATTCCAAGTGCCCTAACTATGCTGTCCTCGTTAGAGTACTTGAATCTGGATGGTAATCCGATTACAAGCCTACCAGAAAGCATGAACAATCTTGTTAAGCTCCGGACTCTTAAAGGATCTGAATGCAGAAACCTCACAACACTTCCAGAGCTCCCACATTCTTTGACGAGTTTAACGCTGGTTCGCTGCAATATATCAGAGATtccaagttccctaactatgctGTCCTCGTTAAAGTACTTGAATCTGCATGGTAATCCGATTACAAGCCTACCAGAAAGCATGAACAATCTTGTTAAGCTCCAGACTCTTAGAGTATCTGGTTGCAGAAACCTCACAATGCTTCCAGAGCTCCCACGTTCTTTGACAAGTTTAAATCTGGCTTGCTGCAATATATCAGAGATTCCAAGTGCCCTAACTATGCTGTCCTTATTAAAGTACTTGGATCTTGATGGTAATCCGATTACAAGCCTACCAGAAAGCATGAACAATCTTGTTAACCTCCAGACTCTTGATGTAACTGCTTGCAGAAACCTCACAATGCTTCCAGAGCTCCCACGTAGTTTGGAACAATTGCGTGATAGAGGTTGCGCAT
- the LOC126612541 gene encoding disease resistance protein RPV1-like isoform X2 produces MDAFRDSSSSSYRCSYHAFLSFRGQDTRKGFTDHLYRALELAGIHTFRDDDEIKRGENIESELDKAIQESQVSIIVFSKDYASSRWCLNELLKIVERRNTDHRHVVLPVFYDVDPSDVRKQSGPFAEAFARHEERFSTEMDKVEQWRRALGDVASLGGMVLGDRSEGQFIQEIVEEIRNKVDHAALDVAPFSVGMDYRVERLNMWLQDGSNDVGVAVICGMGGIGKSTIAKAAYNRNFDRFQGSSFLADIRESSEQPHGFARLQRKLLSDIQKGKAKKVYNMDEGTIKIKQAVAYKKVLIVLDDVSNRDQLNAILGMREWLHPGSKIIITTRHEHLLNAHEVFEKFTVPELNEYESLELFSWHAFRQSHPEEGYMELSRHVVRHCGGLPLALQVVGSSLSGKSEEVWQSALQKLDVIPNDKIQKVLRISFDSLPDDHDKNLFLHIASFFTGKTMDYTITILDNLEFCTRIGIENLVDRCLLKMERGWNRLVMHQLVRNMAMAIIREESPHDPGKRSRVLQKDASNILRKLSQGTENIKGLMLNLASKRTFVGSDKKRCHVEDYDGNCSRRRRLGFFSWKPISFSSTNSASASNETDFKSEAFRRMHNLEILILNNVNIRGSYEEFSKNLVCLSWRGFHLKSIPENFCLENLVVLDMRNSSLQHVWNGTRVIPRLKILNFSHSHGLRTIPDFSGLYNLERLILKHCLNLVEVHESIGHLEKLLVLNLKGCKNLMKLPILRSIQDLILSGCSKLEMKKLNLVSSKSWYSVWSWVSPRKNTKLSSFSLASLPRSLTSLSLDCCNISEIPSALTMLSSLEYLNLDGNPITSLPESMNNLVKLRTLKGSECRNLTTLPELPHSLTSLTLVRCNISEIPSSLTMLSSLKYLNLHGNPITSLPESMNNLVKLQTLRVSGCRNLTMLPELPRSLEQLRDRGCASLKRITN; encoded by the exons ATGGATGCTTTCCGagattcttcttcctcctcttacCGCTGTTCCTATCATGCCTTCTTGAGTTTCAGAGGCCAGGACACGCGCAAGGGCTTTACTGATCACCTCTATAGAGCCTTGGAGCTAGCAGGAATCCACACGTTTAGAGACGATGATGAAATCAAGAGAGGGGAGAATATTGAGTCGGAGTTAGACAAGGCGATACAGGAGTCACAAGTATCCATAATTGTCTTCTCCAAGGACTACGCTTCCTCAAGGTGGTGTTTGAACGAACTTCTGAAGATCGTGGAACGTAGAAATACTGATCATAGACATGTCGTTCTGCCAGTTTTCTATGATGTGGATCCATCCGATGTCAGGAAGCAGAGTGGTCCTTTTGCTGAAGCATTTGCCAGACATGAGGAACGATTCAGTACGGAGATGGACAAGGTGGAGCAGTGGAGAAGAGCTCTTGGAGATGTTGCATCTTTGGGAGGCATGGTTTTAGGAGATCG GTCTGAAGGGCAGTTCATCCAAGAAATTGTTGAAGAGATTAGAAATAAAGTGGATCACGCAGCTTTAGACGTCGCTCCCTTTTCAGTTGGAATGGATTATCGTGTGGAACGCCTAAACATGTGGTTACAAGATGGATCAAATGATGTTGGTGTAGCTGTCATCTGTGGGATGGGTGGAATTGGCAAGAGCACTATCGCGAAAGCCGCTTATAACCGCAACTTTGATAGATTTCAAGGTAGCAGCTTTCTTGCAGATATACGAGAATCTTCAGAACAACCCCATGGTTTTGCTCGCTTGCAAAGAAAACTTCTTTCAGATATCCAAAAGGGGAAAGCAAAGAAAGTATACAATATGGATGAAGGAACAATCAAGATCAAACAAGCCGTTGCCTATAAAAAAGTTCTTattgttcttgatgatgtgaGCAACCGGGATCAACTCAATGCAATTCTTGGAATGCGAGAGTGGCTTCATCCTGGAAGTAAAATTATCATAACAACTAGACATGAGCATTTGTTAAATGCTCATGAAGTTTTTGAAAAGTTTACGGTTCCAGAACTAAATGAGTATGAATCACTTGAGCTTTTCAGTTGGCATGCCTTCAGACAATCCCATCCAGAAGAAGGTTACATGGAGCTTTCAAGACATGTGGTGCGGCACTGTGGAGGGCTTCCATTAGCTCTTCAAGTTGTGGGATCTTCTCTATCTGGAAAAAGTGAAGAAGTATGGCAAAGTGCATTGCAGAAGTTAGACGTGATCCCCAATGACAAAATTCAAAAAGTTCTGAGGATAAGTTTTGATTCTTTACCGGATGATCATGACAAAAATTTATTCCTTCACATAGCCAGCTTCTTCACAGGAAAGACGATGGATTATACAATTACAATACTGGACAACTTAGAGTTTTGCACAAGGATTGGGATTGAAAATCTAGTTGATAGATGTCTACTGAAAATGGAAAGGGGGTGGAACAGGTTGGTCATGCATCAATTGGTGAGAAACATGGCAATGGCAATTATTCGCGAAGAATCACCTCATGACCCTGGAAAACGTAGTAGAGTGTTGCAGAAAGATGCCTCTAATATTTTGAGAAAATTAAGT CAGGGTACGGAAAATATTAAGGGCCTCATGCTCAACCTTGCTAGCAAAAGAACGTTTGTTGGAAGTGATAAAAAACGATGCCATGTTGAAGATTATGACGGAAATTGTTCAAGACGACGTCGGCTTGGTTTCTTCTCTTGGAAGCCAATTAGCTTTTCCTCCACAAACTCAGCTTCTGCATCAAATGAGACAGATTTCAAATCTGAGGCATTTAGAAGGATGCACAATCTTGAAATTCTCATTCTCAACAACGTCAACATCAGGGGAAGCTACGAAgaattttcaaaaaatttagTATGTTTATCTTGGCGGGGATTCCACTTAAAATCAATACCAGaaaatttttgtttggaaaaCCTGGTTGTTCTAGACATGCGAAATAGTAGCCTACAACATGTTTGGAATGGGACCAGG GTTATTCCGAGGCTGAAGATTCTTAATTTCAGTCATTCGCATGGCCTTAGGACAATCCCCGACTTCTCAGGACTCTATAACCTTGAGAGGTTGATTCTTAAACATTGCTTAAATTTGGTTGAGGTTCATGAGTCCATCGGACACCTAGAAAAACTTcttgttttgaatttaaaaGGCTGCAAAAATCTCATGAAGCTTCCAATATTGAGATCTATTCAGGATCTTATTCTTTCTGGTTGCTCAAAGCTTGAAATGAAGAAACTCAATCTGGTATCATCTAAATCATGGTATTCAGTCTGGTCGTGGGTGTCGCCAAGAAAAAATACTAAATTAAGCAGTTTCTCATTGGCAAGTTTACCACGTTCTTTGACAAGTTTAAGTCTGGATTGCTGCAATATATCAGAGATTCCAAGTGCCCTAACTATGCTGTCCTCGTTAGAGTACTTGAATCTGGATGGTAATCCGATTACAAGCCTACCAGAAAGCATGAACAATCTTGTTAAGCTCCGGACTCTTAAAGGATCTGAATGCAGAAACCTCACAACACTTCCAGAGCTCCCACATTCTTTGACGAGTTTAACGCTGGTTCGCTGCAATATATCAGAGATtccaagttccctaactatgctGTCCTCGTTAAAGTACTTGAATCTGCATGGTAATCCGATTACAAGCCTACCAGAAAGCATGAACAATCTTGTTAAGCTCCAGACTCTTAGAGTATCTGGTTGCAGAAAC CTCACAATGCTTCCAGAGCTCCCACGTAGTTTGGAACAATTGCGTGATAGAGGTTGCGCAT
- the LOC126612541 gene encoding disease resistance protein RPV1-like isoform X3, giving the protein MDAFRDSSSSSYRCSYHAFLSFRGQDTRKGFTDHLYRALELAGIHTFRDDDEIKRGENIESELDKAIQESQVSIIVFSKDYASSRWCLNELLKIVERRNTDHRHVVLPVFYDVDPSDVRKQSGPFAEAFARHEERFSTEMDKVEQWRRALGDVASLGGMVLGDRSEGQFIQEIVEEIRNKVDHAALDVAPFSVGMDYRVERLNMWLQDGSNDVGVAVICGMGGIGKSTIAKAAYNRNFDRFQGSSFLADIRESSEQPHGFARLQRKLLSDIQKGKAKKVYNMDEGTIKIKQAVAYKKVLIVLDDVSNRDQLNAILGMREWLHPGSKIIITTRHEHLLNAHEVFEKFTVPELNEYESLELFSWHAFRQSHPEEGYMELSRHVVRHCGGLPLALQVVGSSLSGKSEEVWQSALQKLDVIPNDKIQKVLRISFDSLPDDHDKNLFLHIASFFTGKTMDYTITILDNLEFCTRIGIENLVDRCLLKMERGWNRLVMHQLVRNMAMAIIREESPHDPGKRSRVLQKDASNILRKLSQGTENIKGLMLNLASKRTFVGSDKKRCHVEDYDGNCSRRRRLGFFSWKPISFSSTNSASASNETDFKSEAFRRMHNLEILILNNVNIRGSYEEFSKNLVCLSWRGFHLKSIPENFCLENLVVLDMRNSSLQHVWNGTRVIPRLKILNFSHSHGLRTIPDFSGLYNLERLILKHCLNLVEVHESIGHLEKLLVLNLKGCKNLMKLPILRSIQDLILSGCSKLEMKKLNLVSSKSWYSVWSWVSPRKNTKLSSFSLASLPRSLTSLSLDCCNISEIPSALTMLSSLEYLNLDGNPITSLPESMNNLVKLQTLDVTACRNLTMLPELPRSLEQLRDRGCASLKRITN; this is encoded by the exons ATGGATGCTTTCCGagattcttcttcctcctcttacCGCTGTTCCTATCATGCCTTCTTGAGTTTCAGAGGCCAGGACACGCGCAAGGGCTTTACTGATCACCTCTATAGAGCCTTGGAGCTAGCAGGAATCCACACGTTTAGAGACGATGATGAAATCAAGAGAGGGGAGAATATTGAGTCGGAGTTAGACAAGGCGATACAGGAGTCACAAGTATCCATAATTGTCTTCTCCAAGGACTACGCTTCCTCAAGGTGGTGTTTGAACGAACTTCTGAAGATCGTGGAACGTAGAAATACTGATCATAGACATGTCGTTCTGCCAGTTTTCTATGATGTGGATCCATCCGATGTCAGGAAGCAGAGTGGTCCTTTTGCTGAAGCATTTGCCAGACATGAGGAACGATTCAGTACGGAGATGGACAAGGTGGAGCAGTGGAGAAGAGCTCTTGGAGATGTTGCATCTTTGGGAGGCATGGTTTTAGGAGATCG GTCTGAAGGGCAGTTCATCCAAGAAATTGTTGAAGAGATTAGAAATAAAGTGGATCACGCAGCTTTAGACGTCGCTCCCTTTTCAGTTGGAATGGATTATCGTGTGGAACGCCTAAACATGTGGTTACAAGATGGATCAAATGATGTTGGTGTAGCTGTCATCTGTGGGATGGGTGGAATTGGCAAGAGCACTATCGCGAAAGCCGCTTATAACCGCAACTTTGATAGATTTCAAGGTAGCAGCTTTCTTGCAGATATACGAGAATCTTCAGAACAACCCCATGGTTTTGCTCGCTTGCAAAGAAAACTTCTTTCAGATATCCAAAAGGGGAAAGCAAAGAAAGTATACAATATGGATGAAGGAACAATCAAGATCAAACAAGCCGTTGCCTATAAAAAAGTTCTTattgttcttgatgatgtgaGCAACCGGGATCAACTCAATGCAATTCTTGGAATGCGAGAGTGGCTTCATCCTGGAAGTAAAATTATCATAACAACTAGACATGAGCATTTGTTAAATGCTCATGAAGTTTTTGAAAAGTTTACGGTTCCAGAACTAAATGAGTATGAATCACTTGAGCTTTTCAGTTGGCATGCCTTCAGACAATCCCATCCAGAAGAAGGTTACATGGAGCTTTCAAGACATGTGGTGCGGCACTGTGGAGGGCTTCCATTAGCTCTTCAAGTTGTGGGATCTTCTCTATCTGGAAAAAGTGAAGAAGTATGGCAAAGTGCATTGCAGAAGTTAGACGTGATCCCCAATGACAAAATTCAAAAAGTTCTGAGGATAAGTTTTGATTCTTTACCGGATGATCATGACAAAAATTTATTCCTTCACATAGCCAGCTTCTTCACAGGAAAGACGATGGATTATACAATTACAATACTGGACAACTTAGAGTTTTGCACAAGGATTGGGATTGAAAATCTAGTTGATAGATGTCTACTGAAAATGGAAAGGGGGTGGAACAGGTTGGTCATGCATCAATTGGTGAGAAACATGGCAATGGCAATTATTCGCGAAGAATCACCTCATGACCCTGGAAAACGTAGTAGAGTGTTGCAGAAAGATGCCTCTAATATTTTGAGAAAATTAAGT CAGGGTACGGAAAATATTAAGGGCCTCATGCTCAACCTTGCTAGCAAAAGAACGTTTGTTGGAAGTGATAAAAAACGATGCCATGTTGAAGATTATGACGGAAATTGTTCAAGACGACGTCGGCTTGGTTTCTTCTCTTGGAAGCCAATTAGCTTTTCCTCCACAAACTCAGCTTCTGCATCAAATGAGACAGATTTCAAATCTGAGGCATTTAGAAGGATGCACAATCTTGAAATTCTCATTCTCAACAACGTCAACATCAGGGGAAGCTACGAAgaattttcaaaaaatttagTATGTTTATCTTGGCGGGGATTCCACTTAAAATCAATACCAGaaaatttttgtttggaaaaCCTGGTTGTTCTAGACATGCGAAATAGTAGCCTACAACATGTTTGGAATGGGACCAGG GTTATTCCGAGGCTGAAGATTCTTAATTTCAGTCATTCGCATGGCCTTAGGACAATCCCCGACTTCTCAGGACTCTATAACCTTGAGAGGTTGATTCTTAAACATTGCTTAAATTTGGTTGAGGTTCATGAGTCCATCGGACACCTAGAAAAACTTcttgttttgaatttaaaaGGCTGCAAAAATCTCATGAAGCTTCCAATATTGAGATCTATTCAGGATCTTATTCTTTCTGGTTGCTCAAAGCTTGAAATGAAGAAACTCAATCTGGTATCATCTAAATCATGGTATTCAGTCTGGTCGTGGGTGTCGCCAAGAAAAAATACTAAATTAAGCAGTTTCTCATTGGCAAGTTTACCACGTTCTTTGACAAGTTTAAGTCTGGATTGCTGCAATATATCAGAGATTCCAAGTGCCCTAACTATGCTGTCCTCGTTAGAGTACTTGAATCTGGATGGTAATCCGATTACAAGCCTACCAGAAAGCATGAACAATCTTGTTAAG CTCCAGACTCTTGATGTAACTGCTTGCAGAAACCTCACAATGCTTCCAGAGCTCCCACGTAGTTTGGAACAATTGCGTGATAGAGGTTGCGCAT